Proteins encoded within one genomic window of Tolypothrix bouteillei VB521301:
- a CDS encoding PAS domain-containing hybrid sensor histidine kinase/response regulator: protein MSVTPLYERATYLPQAIEYAPVGIVLFDREMRYLMVNSKWLEDYNLTDDIIGRSHYEIFPDQPEEWKQIHQQCLTGAIAQSDEDAYLRQDGSLLWMRWSLRPWYTTSGEIGGSIMYNENMTQRKQAEIALQHSEERFRLLIEATSQIIWDTNGKGEFVTEQPQWHAFTGQSFDEFQGWGWLNAIHPEDRAYTAEMWLNALDKKIYYEIEHRLCRYDGEYRYMSVRGVPILNADGSLREWIGIHSDITARKEAELALAKAKEAAEAASYAKSEFLANMSHELRTPLNGILGYAQILQRSKHLTEEERSQINVIYQCGSHLLTLINDILDLSKIEAQKLELLPTDFHLPAFLQGVAEMCRIRAELKGIEFHYHLTSDLPIGIQADEKRLRQVLINLLSNAIKFTDTGSVIFTSGYVSESTIRFEVCDTGIGIAQEQLQAIFQPFEQVGDRQRQTEGTGLGLAISQKIVELMGSSIQVRSELGVGSIFWFDVNLPVADEWAKTSQTDARGQINGIKYCQPKILIVDDKWANRSVIVNLLSPIGFDVLEASDGEEGWQKVEEFQPDLVITDLLMPKLEGFGLIERIRQSEAFKDIIIIVSSASVFESDRQRSLEAGGNDFLPKPVEAIELLEKLKQHLHLEWIYEEPETASNQEQDRGSLVAPPTAQMEILYELVMKGNFKGIIKQAALLEQMDEKYIPFAKRLHQLAKEFKDQEILELIQLYK, encoded by the coding sequence ATGTCAGTCACGCCTTTATATGAACGTGCAACCTACTTACCGCAAGCAATTGAATATGCTCCTGTTGGGATAGTGCTGTTCGATCGCGAAATGCGCTATTTAATGGTGAATTCAAAATGGCTCGAGGACTATAACTTGACCGATGACATTATCGGGCGCTCTCACTACGAGATCTTTCCGGATCAGCCTGAAGAATGGAAGCAAATTCACCAACAATGTTTGACAGGTGCGATCGCACAAAGTGATGAAGACGCCTATCTAAGACAAGATGGATCGCTTCTGTGGATGCGCTGGTCACTTCGCCCTTGGTACACCACGAGTGGTGAAATTGGCGGCTCGATCATGTACAACGAAAACATGACTCAGCGCAAACAAGCAGAGATAGCGCTTCAACATAGCGAAGAACGATTTCGCTTGTTGATTGAAGCAACATCTCAAATTATCTGGGATACTAACGGAAAGGGCGAGTTTGTCACAGAACAACCTCAATGGCATGCCTTTACCGGACAATCTTTTGATGAATTTCAAGGATGGGGCTGGTTGAATGCGATTCATCCTGAAGATAGAGCATATACTGCTGAAATGTGGTTAAATGCACTTGATAAGAAGATATATTACGAAATTGAGCATCGTTTGTGCCGTTATGATGGCGAGTATCGCTACATGAGTGTACGAGGTGTTCCCATATTGAACGCAGATGGAAGCCTTCGAGAATGGATTGGAATACATAGCGATATCACCGCTCGCAAAGAAGCTGAACTAGCGCTTGCTAAAGCGAAAGAAGCCGCAGAAGCAGCAAGTTATGCAAAAAGTGAATTTCTTGCTAACATGAGCCACGAGTTGCGAACTCCATTGAATGGCATACTGGGGTATGCTCAAATCCTGCAACGTTCAAAACACTTGACTGAAGAAGAGCGATCGCAAATTAATGTGATTTACCAGTGTGGTTCGCATTTGCTCACTCTAATCAATGATATTCTCGATTTATCAAAGATTGAAGCTCAAAAATTAGAACTTCTACCTACTGACTTCCACTTGCCTGCATTTCTGCAAGGTGTAGCGGAAATGTGCCGCATCCGCGCCGAACTCAAAGGCATTGAGTTTCACTACCACTTGACATCAGACCTACCAATTGGTATCCAAGCTGATGAAAAACGCTTGCGACAAGTGCTGATTAACCTTCTTAGCAATGCTATCAAATTTACCGATACAGGCAGCGTTATTTTCACGAGCGGCTATGTTTCAGAAAGCACAATTCGCTTTGAAGTTTGCGATACTGGTATCGGTATCGCCCAAGAACAACTCCAAGCCATTTTTCAGCCCTTTGAGCAGGTGGGAGACCGACAACGACAGACGGAAGGTACGGGGCTTGGATTGGCAATTAGCCAAAAAATCGTGGAATTAATGGGGAGTTCCATTCAAGTTCGGAGCGAGCTGGGTGTTGGCAGTATTTTTTGGTTTGATGTCAACTTACCTGTTGCTGATGAGTGGGCGAAAACATCCCAAACAGACGCTCGCGGACAGATTAATGGTATAAAATATTGCCAACCTAAAATTCTGATTGTTGATGACAAATGGGCAAATCGCTCTGTTATTGTCAATTTACTCAGTCCGATTGGTTTTGATGTCCTTGAAGCAAGTGATGGGGAAGAGGGCTGGCAAAAAGTGGAGGAATTTCAGCCAGATTTAGTCATCACCGATTTGCTGATGCCAAAACTGGAAGGGTTTGGTCTCATTGAGCGTATTCGCCAGTCTGAAGCATTTAAGGACATCATTATTATTGTGTCATCTGCAAGTGTCTTTGAAAGCGATCGCCAGCGCAGTTTAGAAGCAGGAGGAAATGATTTTCTTCCCAAGCCAGTAGAGGCTATTGAGTTGCTCGAGAAATTGAAACAACATCTCCATTTGGAGTGGATTTATGAAGAGCCAGAAACTGCAAGCAATCAAGAGCAAGATCGTGGGAGTCTAGTTGCTCCACCTACAGCACAAATGGAAATTTTGTACGAATTAGTGATGAAAGGCAACTTTAAGGGAATTATTAAACAAGCAGCCCTACTCGAACAAATGGATGAGAAATACATTCCCTTTGCGAAAAGACTGCATCAATTAGCAAAAGAGTTTAAAGACCAAGAAATTCTAGAACTCATTCAATTGTATAAGTAA
- a CDS encoding response regulator, with protein MNLAAEQNPTVLIVDDNPANLSVLSDALDQAGLEVWVAKSGKVALERVKYALPNLILLDVMMPEMDGFETCRQLKASPQTKDIPIIFMTALSETASKVEGFQVGAVDYITKPFQQEEVLSRVKLHLKLHDLAEKLELKNALLEQKVAEVTQAYDELEKMQIKLIQNEKLSSLGQMIAGISHEINNPMNFIYGNIIYAGEYTQDILNLLHLYQEDYPQPTSRIQAIIETIDIDFVQNDLLKLFDSIASGAQRIQSIVKSMRNFSRIDEANLKAVNIHEGLDSAIALLNYRLKATHKRPSIEVVKKYGELPLVECWAGQLNQVFMNILNNAIDALEEHNQYRSFEEIEQQPSRIEIHTTLNGDDKVAIHITDNGLGIDEETKAKLFDPFFTTKSVGRSGLGLSISREIVVKKHAGNLYCQSTLGQGTEFIVQIPIKQ; from the coding sequence ATGAATCTTGCAGCCGAGCAAAATCCGACAGTTCTCATTGTTGATGACAACCCTGCTAATTTAAGTGTTTTATCCGATGCTCTCGACCAAGCGGGTTTAGAAGTTTGGGTTGCAAAATCCGGAAAAGTAGCTTTAGAACGAGTGAAATATGCTCTACCCAATTTAATTTTATTAGATGTGATGATGCCAGAAATGGATGGATTTGAAACTTGCCGTCAATTAAAAGCATCTCCACAAACCAAAGATATTCCTATCATTTTTATGACAGCACTTTCCGAGACTGCTAGTAAAGTTGAAGGTTTTCAAGTTGGTGCTGTAGACTATATCACGAAACCTTTTCAGCAAGAAGAAGTTTTATCTCGAGTTAAATTACACTTAAAACTACACGACTTAGCTGAAAAACTAGAACTAAAAAATGCTTTGTTAGAGCAAAAAGTGGCAGAAGTTACCCAAGCTTACGATGAATTGGAAAAAATGCAAATTAAACTGATTCAAAATGAGAAATTGAGCAGTTTAGGACAAATGATTGCGGGAATTTCTCATGAGATTAACAACCCCATGAATTTTATTTACGGTAATATTATTTATGCAGGTGAGTACACCCAAGATATACTCAATCTTCTGCATCTTTACCAAGAAGATTACCCACAGCCAACTTCTCGCATTCAAGCAATCATAGAAACAATCGATATCGATTTTGTTCAAAACGATCTCTTAAAGCTGTTTGATTCGATTGCGTCAGGCGCACAACGCATTCAATCGATTGTTAAATCAATGCGTAACTTCTCCCGGATAGATGAAGCCAATTTAAAAGCAGTGAATATCCATGAGGGACTTGACAGTGCGATCGCTCTTTTAAATTATCGCTTAAAGGCTACACACAAGCGTCCCAGTATTGAAGTTGTTAAAAAGTATGGAGAATTACCACTTGTTGAATGTTGGGCGGGACAACTCAATCAAGTCTTTATGAATATTCTTAACAATGCCATTGATGCATTAGAGGAGCACAACCAATATCGTTCATTTGAGGAGATCGAGCAGCAACCAAGCCGCATTGAAATTCACACAACGTTGAATGGAGATGATAAAGTAGCTATTCATATTACAGATAACGGTTTGGGAATCGATGAAGAAACAAAAGCAAAATTGTTCGATCCTTTCTTTACGACAAAATCTGTTGGAAGAAGTGGATTGGGATTATCTATCAGTCGTGAAATTGTTGTGAAAAAACACGCTGGCAATCTCTACTGTCAATCTACCTTAGGACAAGGTACAGAATTCATAGTACAGATTCCAATTAAACAGTAA
- a CDS encoding type II toxin-antitoxin system YafQ family toxin, giving the protein MMMEVVWSNGFKRSFRKITKKNPQLKNQIVTVLRLLADDPFTPSLKSHKLIGDLEGLWSCSVAYDCRIIFKFSEDDNLLEMVILLIDIGSHDEVY; this is encoded by the coding sequence ATGATGATGGAAGTTGTCTGGAGTAATGGATTTAAGCGGTCTTTTAGGAAGATTACAAAGAAAAATCCCCAATTAAAGAATCAAATTGTTACGGTATTAAGGCTTTTGGCAGACGATCCATTTACACCATCTTTAAAGTCTCATAAGTTAATAGGAGATTTAGAGGGATTGTGGTCTTGTTCTGTTGCTTACGATTGTAGAATTATCTTTAAATTCTCTGAAGATGACAATTTGTTAGAAATGGTGATTTTATTGATTGATATTGGTAGTCATGATGAAGTTTATTAA